In Drosophila busckii strain San Diego stock center, stock number 13000-0081.31 chromosome 3R, ASM1175060v1, whole genome shotgun sequence, the sequence TTGCCTCACACAGGCGATTGGCGTGTCCACCGTTGGTTTCTTTCTGATGACCATATCGGTGTTCTTTGTGCTGCCTTTCCTCATGCTCGTCGTGCTTTATGGCATCATTGCGCGGAACCTCATCTCAAATCAGGGCGCCATGCTGCGCGCTCGTCCTACCAAGCCGGAGCTGAGTCTGAAGGCTCGCAAGCAGGTGGTCCTCATGCTTGGCGCCGTTGTGCTCTCGTTCTTCGTCTGCTTGCTGCCCTTCCGCGTGCTTACGCTCTGGATCATATTGAGCACGGAGCAGACGCTGCATGATATGGGACTGGCTCGCTATTACAGTCTACTTTACTTCTGCCGCATCATGCTCTATTTGAACTCGGCCATGAATCCCATACTCTACAATCTAATGTCCACCAAGTTTCGCAAGGGCTTTGGTCGCCTCTGTCAGGATGTAGCGCGCCTGATGCTGCGTCTGCTTACGCTAGGACGCAGTAGCAGTCCCAGTGACTCAGCCAGCGCACGCAGCGGCACGCTCTCGTCCGGAAACGGCACCAATACCAATTCATCGAATGCAACGGCAGCCACCAACTCCAGCATACTCTCGCGCGGCTCCAATCGCCGCTGCAGCGATGACATCAGCCGCACTCGCCTCAAAATTGAGCTGCAAATGCCCTGCGGCAGTGATCTGGAGGCCATGGCCATGCTACAGCACTCGGCGCTGCGCAGCAAGCGACACCAAAGCGACAGCAGGCTGCTGGGCAATAATGCTTTGCAGCGCCCCAAGCCACAAATCAGTTTCGATGAGAGCGCTGTGGGCGGGGCTGCCAAAGAAACTGTAAATCTAGCCTAAAGCCAGAGCTAAACGGGAAGGCATAAGGAAGTCATGCCAAGGAGCAAAAAAGATCAAGGCCAAGCAGTCGGCCTGCGTGAATAATCGCCTGTAACCCGTTTACACTTTCGCTTCACTTGCGCGGAATGTGCTGGGCTTGGTAGCGAGGGGAGGCGGGGGTTCATGGCCCACGCCtgtacaaattgcattttgagcGCTTTTTGCAAACATAATCGATTCCATTCAGCCGTTGACAGTAAgtgctgttactgctgctgctgctccttggaCATTTCCGCACAAAAAACAATCAATTTTTCGGGCTATTAAACTCGAATGAATGTGCCAAAGATAAATAACAGCAACGACAGCCAAAgcactacaactacaacttaAACTACGGCTACGACCACGGGCGGGCAGCCATTAAGCAACGGGCGCATGTAaagcaagccaaaaataaaaggggGCAGCACTAAACGTAAGCAATGCCCCCAAACACAATGGGTGAATGGGAAATGGCTTAATACTTGCATGCGTTTGGGACTCCATCATGGCATGGCATGGCATGGCATAGCATGGCGGATAAACATGATTTAGGTATATTGAAATACATAGTTTCTGTTTCGGCAGCGCAGCTTGCCCCAAAATCTTAAGCGACCATTCCAAAATGGCTACCATCACACTTACTAGCGGCcatggcgtatacttgatgagaaaaacaaaaacatttacacaGCATACAagaaaaaatcgaaaaatacgcaaacacacgcagccacacacccacacaaatgcataataatatttatataaatataatccTACACATACGTAAATATGAATACATGTACACTAGCTTGTAAATCCTTTGAAGCGCCGATTttgtaagtaaataaatctttGTATTGCATAGCTGAAAGcgtttgaatttgtttgtaaatatgtattcGTATGTAAatagttgtttttatttgattagcAGTGTACAGTCTTAGCTTCCTTTGTAGACAACGGCAGTAGCCATATCCGTTTCCGTTCTGGCATTGTGATTACTTTGAGTGGCAGCAAAGATTTGCTAGCagctcaattgtttttaaataaattacttattttGTTACTGTTCTTTGGCAGCATTCAAACTTTGCAGACGCATTTACCaccaaataaaaacatttactcATACTCTGACTATAACTTTTGCAGTCCGATTGTTGCCATATCCAACTATAGCGTGGAGCCTTATGGCGACGGTACCGATGCTCCCGTTTGCACTACCGCGGCAGATAACTTTTGGTCCATACTCTACTTTGTAGGCAGCATCACCATCTTCTTCTTTCTGCCCTTTGGCATACTTGTGCTGCTGTATGCGGCCATTGCCTACAAGCTACTGCGTCCCAACAGTGCATTCCATAGACCCACCTCGCCGcaagcatcagcaacagcattagcagcagcagcagccgccaccgcagcaacaacaacgccagcaacagcggcCGTGTTGCCCAGCAACAAGGGCAACAGTCATCAGCAGAGCAATGGTATGCGTAAGCATCGCAAGCAGGTCATCTTTATGCTGGTGGCTGTGGTCTCTAGCTTCTTTGTATGCCTGCTGCCCTTCCGCGCTTTTACGCTCTGGGTAATCACGGCCAGCGCGGAGGATTTGGAACGACTGGGCATCTCGGGCTACTACAATCTGTTGTACTTTTCGCGTTTCATGCTTTACCTCAACTCGGCCATGAATCCCATACTATACAACCTGATGTCCTCAAAGTTTCGCAGCGGCTTCTGGCGACTGCTGTTGAGTTGTTTGGGCCTGGGCCAGCACacccatcatcatcatcatcaccaacATTATTATCGTGCGCAGGCAGCGGGGCAGAGTTTGTGCCATACAACAACACGACGAAGGGACAATGATGTGGAGGGTGTGGGTGCAGCCATGCAGAGCACTGGACATGCACATCGCACGCTTCGCCGCGAGGCTACCTTTTTGATCAACTCCATATCCACGTCATCGGGCACAGAACGCAATACCTCCTCCTCTAACTGGCGCAGCAACAGCCTTTCCACCTCCACTGGCGTTACGGAGCGGGAGCGTGGCGGCGCTCTTGGTGCAGCCATCATTGGCGCGACGGCAGCTACTGTCTCAGCTGCTTGTCTGGAGGAGCGACGTGTTAGCAACATTTGAGTATTTTTGAGTTGAATTCCAACAGCACACAATATTATGTTCAATTTGCACCTTAGTTGATAGCCATAGTTTATAGTACAATTGTATGTAGAAAAGATTTTGTTGTAAAGACTGAAGTACCTCAGAAGAAGTCAATAAACGTTAGTAAATCCTGTTTTTGAGACCAAACCGAATTGTTCAATGTTGATTTATGCATACgcttatgaaatttttattaaacgtCTCATTATTACCAACTTAATTACACTAATTATGTGCCTAAAACAAATCCTAATCGACTCgttctttttctctctcagaatgcaaaaaacacacacgaaGTTTTTTCTGATCGTTAATTCTAagaatgtttttgttttcttgatTTACATAATAGTTAGAATATGACAGAGAAGTGGCGAGCATTATACTTTTTGCAGCTAATTAGTATgatttgtaaaataataatttagtttaatatcagcagcagcgggcaCAGGcaattgttggctgctgtgctgtgctgagCAAGTTTTctgcatttacatacatacaattatGATAATGGTAATAAACAcagtttaagttttatttattttttgcttttatgcatatatgtagGATTAATAGTTATcggtatctgtatctgtatcgcTATCGTTTCGCGCTGTTGTGGTAAGTAACTCTTAGTTTAGGTTAGATTTAGTTTTAGATTAGGTTTAATTACTACaccattgttttatttgctttgctctaCTTATGAACAGAATTCTTGGAAAAAACAGAAAGACAAAGGATAATACATATAAGTATCCagcatgtatgcgtgtatgtatatacttaaattgcatatgtatataaggtGAATTGCGATCTGGCGCAAAATACAAACGATCAATCACTATTGTATCAGATTATTGCTATTACATaattcaatattatatttatgatttgcttgatttattgttgtgtgtgtgttttgcttttaatttattatatttaaattttgtttaattttataataaaatattgattcACAATCTGAGTTATTCAGCAGCAACCGGATTTGGTATTTTCCACTGGACGTCCCTGATCAATTTTCACTTTGCTAGCATTATCGGTAGCGCTTGACGGCGGCCCAACACGATTCTTAATCTCAGCCGCCATCGTCATGAATGCCTGTTCCACATTGGTGGCGCTCTTGGCCGAAGTTTCAAGGAATGGAATGCCTAACTGATTTGCGTACtcctgcaaaacaaaacaaatccgTTATAGTTAAAATcacttttaaacaaaagcgtgTATGCTTTGTGGTTTATGGTTACGCACCGCTGCTGTGGTATGATCAACAACTTTCTTGGTAGTCAAATCGCTTTTGTTGCCCACTAGAAGCTTATTCACATTTTCGCATGCATATCGCTCGATTTCCTCCAGCCACTGTTTCACATTGTTAAATGATTCCTGGTCCGTACAATcgtaaacaacaataatgccaTGCGCGCCACGATAGTATGATGAGGTTATAGTACGGAAGCGCTCCTGTCCAGCAGTATCCCACTAaaagcagtagcaacaattaGCCAATTTaaagatacaaatataaatatgaaagcaCTTACAATCTGCAGTTTGATGGTCTTTCCATCCAATTCTATGGTCCTAATTTTCTGTAAAATGagtatgtattatatatatactttttgttattttcgcAGCTGCACAACTTACAAAATCCACGCCAATCGTGCTAATGTAGCTCTCTGT encodes:
- the LOC108603218 gene encoding growth hormone secretagogue receptor type 1 isoform X1, coding for MLHAAAVEAIPGNTLTLTGQNALAAFESTTQLDELSRGAADSSNGADNPTYSIPAYSAAEFANTSASASSAGATHNASEESTDQLVPQIPSYIRTTAMFFCIIIMLLGVVGNVMVPIVIVKTKDMRNSTNIFLTNLSIADLLVLLVCTPTVLVEVNTRPETWVLGHEMCKAVPFVELTVAHASVLTILAISFERYYAICEPLKAGYVCTKARAILICVLAWGIAALFTSPIVAISNYSVEPYGDGTDAPVCTTAADNFWSILYFVGSITIFFFLPFGILVLLYAAIAYKLLRPNSAFHRPTSPQASATALAAAAAATAATTTPATAAVLPSNKGNSHQQSNGMRKHRKQVIFMLVAVVSSFFVCLLPFRAFTLWVITASAEDLERLGISGYYNLLYFSRFMLYLNSAMNPILYNLMSSKFRSGFWRLLLSCLGLGQHTHHHHHHQHYYRAQAAGQSLCHTTTRRRDNDVEGVGAAMQSTGHAHRTLRREATFLINSISTSSGTERNTSSSNWRSNSLSTSTGVTERERGGALGAAIIGATAATVSAACLEERRVSNI
- the LOC108603221 gene encoding ras-related protein Rab-1A; its protein translation is MSSMNPEYDYLFKLLLIGDSGVGKSCLLLRFADDTYTESYISTIGVDFKIRTIELDGKTIKLQIWDTAGQERFRTITSSYYRGAHGIIVVYDCTDQESFNNVKQWLEEIERYACENVNKLLVGNKSDLTTKKVVDHTTAAEYANQLGIPFLETSAKSATNVEQAFMTMAAEIKNRVGPPSSATDNASKVKIDQGRPVENTKSGCC
- the LOC108603218 gene encoding thyrotropin-releasing hormone receptor isoform X2, giving the protein MLHAAAVEAIPGNTLTLTGQNALAAFESTTQLDELSRGAADSSNGADNPTYSIPAYSAAEFANTSASASSAGATHNASEESTDQLVPQIPSYIRTTAMFFCIIIMLLGVVGNVMVPIVIVKTKDMRNSTNIFLTNLSIADLLVLLVCTPTVLVEVNTRPETWVLGHEMCKAVPFVELTVAHASVLTILAISFERYYAICEPLKAGYVCTKARAILICVLAWGIAALFTSPILWVAEYKLVEYIDGSSVPVCLTQAIGVSTVGFFLMTISVFFVLPFLMLVVLYGIIARNLISNQGAMLRARPTKPELSLKARKQVVLMLGAVVLSFFVCLLPFRVLTLWIILSTEQTLHDMGLARYYSLLYFCRIMLYLNSAMNPILYNLMSTKFRKGFGRLCQDVARLMLRLLTLGRSSSPSDSASARSGTLSSGNGTNTNSSNATAATNSSILSRGSNRRCSDDISRTRLKIELQMPCGSDLEAMAMLQHSALRSKRHQSDSRLLGNNALQRPKPQISFDESAVGGAAKETVNLA